GGCGTACCCCCAGGAGACGACGGGTGTCTCTCTGCGCCGTGTGAGCGAGTCGGCAAAGCGCTGCGCGGAAGCAGTATCTGCGCTGGCTACAGCGATTGCCGGTCTGTTCATACTGAGGCCAACGCCCTGCTCTACGCCAGCAAGGACGACTGCACCGACGAGCCCTGCTCGTCCTGCATGAAGCTAATCCGCGGTGCTGGTGTGGCCCGACTGGAGAGTACGTATAACCATCATCCCCCTCCGCGAGCCCTACGGTTACAGACCTCCCGAGGGTTCACGGCCTCGGCGCGGGCAGTCAAGAAGGTGGCGCGGATAGTCAAGCAAGCGGACTGCTTCCTCTGTTATTTTCAATTCGTTTATATCGGGATCATCCCAAACCGCGAAAGGGAAAGGTTAGTCACCACATGCGCCTGAAATCCAAGTTCGCGGCCCTGGCAATTGCCGCGGTTGCCTCGTTTTTTGTCATGCCTGTGTCCGCGGCCAGCGCGGCACCGGTGGACCCCCCAACTGGAGCGGTGTGGCTGACAACCCAGGTTACTCTTCTTAGCGACCCAAACAAGCGATGCATGCTCGGTAAGGGTAAAACTGTGATGGGTCCCGTCACCCAGTATCCATGCATGAAATACGATGACCAGCTGTGGGTCTTCAATAAAAGGGGAACCGAGCCGGTTAGCGGCGAAGATTACTACTGGATAAGCAACGTCAACAGCGGCATGTGTGTAGTCGTTCAAGGCGGGGCAAATAACGCGCCGGCGAAGCATACACGTTGCGCTAATTACGCGGACCAGCATTGGTATGTGGATTACACCAACGGCTGGGATGGGATGAAATTCCGAAACCGTAACAGCAATAAGTGTCTTGTCGCCCGAGGCACAACGCCTGGCACCCAGTTGGTGCAATCTGCGTGCGCTGATTACAACGACCAAGACTGGAACGGTTTTATTTGGCCCTAATCTGCAAACAATCCCCCGGCTTCGGCCGGGGGCTTATTTGTGTTGAGGCCCCGAATTCGGGGTCGGAGCCCCACAAGAACATGCCATCCATGTTTAAATGAGGCCATGGAACTTGATCGCGCGCAGGCGTTCGCCGATGAGTGGGCAGCCGACTGGAACTCCGGAGACATCGATCGCATCATGAAGCACTACGCCGACGACGTGGTGTTTCGCTCTCCGCTCGCAGCTCGGCTGCTTGACGGTTCGGACGGGACGGTGCGCGGCAAGGAAGCGCTGCGGGCGTACTGGGCCCAGGGCCTACGGCATAACCCGGATCTACATTTCCACATCCTTGGGGTCTACGCCGGTATCGACTCCGTCGTCATCAACTATCGGAACCAGGCGGGACAGATGTCCAACGAAGTGTTGATCTTCGATGGTGACCTCATCGTCTCTGGATGGGGCACACACGGGCCGAAACCGAGCTGACTCCTCGCTTGGCGACGACCTTCCGCCCGGCTCACTGAGGTGATCTCAGAAAGATCGACATGGACAATCGGCGCTTGATGTCGTCGGAATAGCGCCGGCGGGAATGAACCGGGATGGATCGCGATGCGCCTGAAACAGGCGTGGAGCTTTCGGTAGAAGAGGTCTCACCACAAGTCTTCTTCAGTCCAGAAAGCCCCACGTGATCACCTATCGTGCCACGCTCGACGTCCCACGGGAGCTGGTTTGCCCTCTCCTTGCTCCTGGCGGCCGAACGTCGCCGACTGGGCACCCGCAAGGGCTCTCGGGCGCTGACCTGCTTTGCTCAGGCGGTCAATCGCGCGCGCTCGACACGCCCATCGTCTTCTGAAGCTCAGGCGCTATGTCGATCGTTCGTATGACGCGGTTTCTAAGGACCGGGCTCAATCCGGAGTCGATCACTATGGTCACCGGCAGGGTATGTCGAGGAGATCGGCCGGCATGCGTCGATGCAGCGGGATCATCCGCTCTCCGGCGAGGATGCGTAGTAGGGCGAACAACCCGGCGAAGAGGTGCTCAAGGAGCCGTTCCGCGATGCGGCGTCCGATCTCGACGCGCTCGCCGAGCGGGACGCGGCTCCATTCGGGGGCGGCGCGGGCGGCCGATTCGAGGGCCAGGGCCGTCATGCTCTCGTCGGCGACGACGCACGCCCCCACGACGCGTTCCCCCGCCGCGTGCGGATCGGTGGTTCCCAGGTCGAAGTCGCGCTTGAGCCGCAGGCTGGGGAAGGTGTCCTCGATAAGGTCCCGAGCGGTGAGCGTGTGAACGAACCGGGCGTTGTCGCCGGTGACATCTCGGCCGCCGATGTAAGCGGGATATATCCCGAATTTCACATCTCCTCCTCCGCTCGATACGACCACGGCTGATATTTACGCTAGGCGCGGTAATACCGTTGGGCAACGGGGGCGTCATAAGGACTCCTTATCGGGCCCAAAAGCCATTCCTTATCGGGCTCGGGACCATTTCGTCCACGACGAGCCGGAACGGCGGGCCTCGGCACACGCGACCACGAACGGGGCGCTCTCGGCCTCGGAACCTGAATCAATCGTTTCATCCGCCTGGCCGGGCGCGGAGGGAAGACCCGCGAGCCGATCGACGCGCTCGTCGAGCTGATGCCCGCCCCCGCCATGGCCGGCCGGTGAACCGCTGCCCGGCGGCCGGGATCAGCCCGCCCCGAGCGGATGGCCCGGACCCTCGAGGCCGGCGTGCCGCAGCCAGACGTAGTCGACCGGCTGGGCGACGTTCCACTCCGCCGGGATCGCGTCGCGGACGTCGGCGGGGCCCCGCCCGCCGGGCACCGCGACGAGATCCTCCGGGCCGTCGCACGCGGGCGCGCCACCCTGGGCGACGACCGGGCGACGTGAATCCGCCGCCCGGCGGCCCGGAGGGATCAGGTCCCGTCCGCGGAGAGGGTTCTCTCACCGTCGCGAATCGACGGGCCGGTCAGGGGTGCCGTCTACTTGCGGTCCTTGGTCACGGAATAGGAGTGAGCGCCGGTTCCGGCGAGCTTTCCGCCCTGGACGATGAGGTATTCCGGGCGGATGGGGGTGCCGTCCAGCCATGACTCCAGGATCTCCCGGGTTCCCGCGGCGTAGCGGGCCTGGGCGGAGAGGGAGGAGCCGGAGATGTGCGGGGTCATGCCGTGGTGGGGCATGGTCCGCCAGGGGTGGTCGGGGCCGGCGGGCTGGGGGAACCACACGTCACCGGCGTACCCGGCGAGCTGCCCGCTCTCCAGGGCGCGCACGATGGCGTCGCGGTCGCAGATCTTGGCGCGGGCGGTGTTGATCAGGTAGGCGCCGCGCTTCATGGTGGCGATCAGCTCGTCGTTGAACATCCCCTCGGTCTCGGGATGCAGGGGCGCGTTGACGGTCACCACGTCGCAGGCGGGGACCATGTCGGCGGTGGTGGGATGGAAGACGAGACCGAGTTCCTCCTCGACCTCCCGGGGCAGCCGGTGGCGGTCGGTGTAGTGCAGGTGCACGTCGAAGGGCTTGAGGCGGCGCAGCACGGCCAGGCCGATGCGTCCGGCGGCGACGGTCCCGACGTGCATGCCCTCCAGGTCGTAGGAGCGGGCCACGCAGTCGGCGATGTTCCAGCCCCCGTCGAGAACCCGCTGGTTGGAGGGCAGGTAGTTGCGGACCAGGGACAGGATCATCATCGCGACGTGCTCGGCGACGCTGATGCTGTTGCAGAAGGTGACCTCGGCCACGGTGACGTCGTGCTCGATGGCCGAGTCCAGGTCGACGTGGTCGGAGCCGATGCCCGCGGTGATGGCCAGCTTCAGGTTGGCCGCCCTGGCGAGCCGCTCGGGGGTGAGGTACGCGGGCCAGAACGGCTGGGAGATGACCACGTCGGCGTCGGGGAGCTCGCGGTCGAACGCGGAGTTCTCCCCGTCCTTGTCGGAGGTGACGACCAGGGTGTGGCCGCGGCTCTCCAAAAAGGCGCGCAGGCCCAGCTCTCCGGAGACGCTGCCGAGCAGGTGTCCGGGGGTGAAGTCGGTTCCCTGTGGGGTGGGCAGGGACTGTCCGCCGGGGTAGTGCGCGATGTGCGGAAGGTCGTCGCGGGCGTAGGAGGTCGGGTAGCCGTTCTCCGGGTCGTCGTACAGGACACACAGCACCTTCGCCATGACATCTACTCCTCGTCTTTTTACCTACGGATTTCGTGCAGCTGCTTTTCACCTTCCTCGCCATTGCCATAAAACGTCAAAACGAAAATCCCTATGTATAGATAGACGATATCTATGTGTCGTTCTTTCGCGCGGGAGGGCCGGACAGATAGCCGTGCAGCAGCCCGTCCAGGACGGCACGCATGTCGACGCCGCGGGCGGCGTCCAGGAGGGCGCGCGCCAGCACGGGTTCGGGGGTACGGTCGGCGACGACCAGGCCGACCCGGGGTGCCCGCGACGGGTTCTCCAGCCGGATCACCCGCATCCCGTCGGGCACCCCGAACATGTGCAGCCAGGCGTGCGCGATCACGCTGGACCAGCGGTGGGTGGCGACGTGGGCGTACAGCGCCG
This region of Streptosporangium sp. NBC_01495 genomic DNA includes:
- a CDS encoding RICIN domain-containing protein, giving the protein MRLKSKFAALAIAAVASFFVMPVSAASAAPVDPPTGAVWLTTQVTLLSDPNKRCMLGKGKTVMGPVTQYPCMKYDDQLWVFNKRGTEPVSGEDYYWISNVNSGMCVVVQGGANNAPAKHTRCANYADQHWYVDYTNGWDGMKFRNRNSNKCLVARGTTPGTQLVQSACADYNDQDWNGFIWP
- a CDS encoding NAD-dependent formate dehydrogenase, with amino-acid sequence MAKVLCVLYDDPENGYPTSYARDDLPHIAHYPGGQSLPTPQGTDFTPGHLLGSVSGELGLRAFLESRGHTLVVTSDKDGENSAFDRELPDADVVISQPFWPAYLTPERLARAANLKLAITAGIGSDHVDLDSAIEHDVTVAEVTFCNSISVAEHVAMMILSLVRNYLPSNQRVLDGGWNIADCVARSYDLEGMHVGTVAAGRIGLAVLRRLKPFDVHLHYTDRHRLPREVEEELGLVFHPTTADMVPACDVVTVNAPLHPETEGMFNDELIATMKRGAYLINTARAKICDRDAIVRALESGQLAGYAGDVWFPQPAGPDHPWRTMPHHGMTPHISGSSLSAQARYAAGTREILESWLDGTPIRPEYLIVQGGKLAGTGAHSYSVTKDRK
- a CDS encoding nuclear transport factor 2 family protein — protein: MELDRAQAFADEWAADWNSGDIDRIMKHYADDVVFRSPLAARLLDGSDGTVRGKEALRAYWAQGLRHNPDLHFHILGVYAGIDSVVINYRNQAGQMSNEVLIFDGDLIVSGWGTHGPKPS